A part of Hippopotamus amphibius kiboko isolate mHipAmp2 chromosome 16, mHipAmp2.hap2, whole genome shotgun sequence genomic DNA contains:
- the TAT gene encoding tyrosine aminotransferase produces MDPYMIQMHDNGNLPSVLDVHVNITGRSSVPGKMKGRKARWSVRPSDMSNKTFNPIRAIVDSMKVKPNPNKTMIALSLGDPTVFGNLLTDPEVIQAMKDALDSGKYNGYAPSTGYLSSQEEVASYYRCPEAPLEAKDVILTSGCSQAIELCLAVLANPGQNVLVPRPGFSLYRTLAESMGIEVKLYNLLPEKSWEIDLKQLESLIDEKTACLVVNNPSNPCGSVFTRSHLQKILAVAARQCVPVLADEIYGDMVFSDSKFEPLATLSSNVPILSCGGLAKRWLVPGWRMGWILIHDRRDIFGNEIRDGLVKLSQRILGPCTLVQGALKSILRRTPQEFYHNTLSFLKSNADLCYGALAAIPGLRPIRPSGAMYLMVGIEMEHFPEFKNEVEFTEQLVAEQSVHCLPGTCFEYPNFFRVVITVPEVMMLEACSRIQEFCEQHYHCAEGSQEECDK; encoded by the exons ATGGACCCATACATGATTCAGATGCATGACAATGGCAACCTCCCCTCAGTTCTGGATGTACATGTCAACATCACTGGGAGAAGCTCTGTCCCGGGAAAAATGAAAGGCAGGAAGGCCAGATGGTCCGTGAGGCCCTCGGATATGTCCAACAAAACTTTCAATCCCATCCGGGCCATTGTGGACAGCATGAAGGTGAAGCCAAATCCAAACAAGACCATGATTGCTCTGTCACTTG GGGACCCGactgtgtttggaaacctgctGACAGATCCTGAAGTTATCCAAGCAATGAAAGATGCTCTGGACTCGGGGAAGTATAACGGCTATGCCCCCTCCACTG GCTACTTATCCAGTCAGGAGGAAGTTGCTTCTTATTACCGCTGTCCCGAGGCACCCCTGGAAGCTAAG GATGTCATTCTGACAAGTGGCTGCAGTCAGGCCATTGAACTGTGTTTAGCTGTGTTGGCCAACCCAGGGCAAAACGTCCTAGTTCCCAGACCCGGCTTCTCTCTCTACAGGACTCTGGCTGAATCTATGGGAATCGAGGTCAAACTCTACAATTTATTg CCAGAGAAGTCTTGGGAAATTGACCTGAAACAACTGGAATCTCTGATTGATGAAAAGACAGCTTGTCTTGTTGTCAATAACCCATCAAACCCTTGCGGGTCAGTGTTCACTAGAAGTCATCTCCAGAAAATTTTGGCAG TGGCTGCAAGGCAGTGTGTCCCCGTTTTAGCTGATGAGATCTATGGAGACATG GTGTTTTCAGATTCCAAATTTGAACCTCTTGCCACCCTCAGCAGCAACGTCCCCATCCTGTCCTGTGGAGGGCTGGCCAAGCGCTGGCTCGTTCCTGGCTGGAGGATGGGCTGGATCCTCATCCATGACCGAAGAGATATTTTTGGCAATGAG ATCCGAGATGGCCTGGTAAAGCTGAGTCAGCGGATCTTGGGACCCTGCACCCTTGTCCAGGGAGCTCTGAAAAGCATCCTGCGTCGCACCCCTCAAGAGTTCTACCACAACACTCTAAGCTTCCTCAAG TCCAATGCGGATCTCTGCTACGGGGCGTTGGCTGCCATCCCTGGACTCCGGCCCATCCGCCCTTCTGGGGCCATGTACCTCATG GTTGGAATTGAGATGGAACATTTCCCAGAATTTAAGAATGAGGTGGAGTTCACGGAGCAGTTAGTTGCTGAGCAATCCGTCCACTGCCTCCCAGGAACA TGCTTCGAGTACCCAAATTTCTTCCGAGTGGTAATCACAGTCCCTGAAGTGATGATGCTGGAGGCCTGTAGCCGGATCCAGGAGTTCTGTGAGCAGCACTACCATTGTGCTGAAGGGAGCCAGGAGGAATGTGATAAATAG